CGTTCCCCGCCTGAAAGCTCGACAAGATAATGATCCTTTCTGTTCCATAACCCCACTTCATCAAGAAGCATTTCAGCCCGCTCCTTTGCTTTGCTTAGCGGTATACCCGTGATAAAAGCGGGCATCATCACATTTTCAAGCGCATTGAAATCTTTGAGAAGAAAATGAAACTGGAAGATAAACCCTATCGTCCGCTGCCTGAAGGTGGTAATCTCTTCTTCGGTAAGGGCGGTAATATCAATCCCACCCACAACGATCCGACCTGCGGTGGGGGTATCGATACCGCCGACGAGATTGAGAAGGGTACTTTTCCCCGACCCGCTTTCCCCGGTAATGAGGATTGTCGTTCCGGGGGAGACGGTGAGATCGATCTTTTTTAATACCTCGATTGTCTCTCTTCCAATCCGATAGATCTTTTTTATTGAATCAATGACAAGTACGTCCATACACCACCCTTTTTCGGCACTCTATTCATATCTCAAAATCTCGGCCGGCTTGATTGAGACGACCTTCCCGGATGCAAACCATGCGGCGGCCGTCGAACTCAACATGGAAAAAAAACAAATAAAAAGGGTTTCGGGTAATAAAACCCGTACCGGGACCTGTTTAATATAAAATACGTCAGGCGAAAAGATTGAAACACGTTGAAATCTGAGGTCGGGAAGGAAAAATGAAAGCAATTTTTCGAGATTCGCAAAGACGATATCATTGATGAGGAACTCGGTCAATCGAAAAAGCTCATTGATATTATGGGTGACCACAAGGCCCAGAATCACCCCGACCAGACATCCTGATATACCGATAAGAAATCCTTCAAAAATAAATATATTTCTCACCCCCCCCGGTGAAGCCCCGAGTGCCTTGAAAACGGCGATCTCCTCCTTTCGTTCGAATACGGAGCGTTTGAGTGAATGAAAAATATTGAAACCCACAACGATAAATATGAGACCGATAAGCAGCATCATGAGGATTTTTTCCATCAGGAGGGCGTTGAAAAAGGTCTTGTTGAACTCCCGCCATGAGCGGACAACGTACGGAGTACCTTCCAGAATCTTTTTTATTCTCATGACCGCTTCTCGATCGCCGAATCTGTTTTTCAGTTTGACCCCATAGATCAGCGAAGGATCTTTTCCGCCTTCGACGATACCGGAAGCGGTCTCGAGAGAAATAAACGCCCAATTTCTGTCGATTTCATGATACCACGTTTGAAAGGTTCCGGTCACATTCTTTTTCGACGACCAATTACCGGGAAAGGTCGTTATTGAAACCGAATCGCCCGGGTGAACACCGAGATGTGAGGCGAGCAAATAGCCGAGGAGTATCGTGTCCGGTTCCCCGATACTGGTTTCACCCGGTATCAGATTAAAATCGGTATCGAAACTCTCCTGAAAAGAAGGATCGATTTCATTTATGTTCGCGGGAATTCCTCTCAGAATGCATGCCGCGTTCCCTTCGATCAATGCCTGGTGTTCAGAAAAGGGGATCAACGCTTCCACCTGGTCGATATCGCGAATCATCTCCGTTTTCCTTTCGTCCATGACCGGTCCGCCCGAGATCTGTATATGAAATGAGCCGATGTTGATTAACGGTTCGATAAAACTCAACTGAAATCCGTTCATCACACCGATCACCGCCGTCAATGTCATGACGCCGACCGCAATGCCGGTGCTCGAGAGGACGGAAGAAGCAGTTCGTTTACTTTTTCTCTTTTCCTTGAAATACCTGAAGGCGACAAACAGTATAAAACGAATATTCATTTATCGTCAATAAAGGTCCGCTCCCGAATAACCTTACCTCCGTCAATAAACTCTTCCTTCACTTTTTCTCCGTCATCGTAATGGATCCGTATCGCCAATTCACCCTTTCTGAACAATTCCTCCACATAGGATACTTCATCCGAATAAATCGTTTGTTTTTCGATAACACCTTTTCTATAATATTCTTCCCTGACAAGTTCATTCTTCGTGTTATAAGAAAAAATCCACTCCTCGAGGCCGTTACCACTCTTTCTCTCGGTTTTACTCTGGCGTCCTTCATTATCATAGGAATAGATAAGCTCCTCAACAACTTTATCTTTTTTTTTCACGACCTGTTTCCTCATTTTTCCCTCCTTATTGAAAAAAATAGTATAACTCAGTCCTTCAAGAAGGTCCTCTTCCTGCGTTTCAGTCAGAATCCCCTCTGTGCCGCTATAGGTCAGGATTTTTTTCCTGATCAGCTTATCATCCCGCCACACCTCGCTTCTATTAATCATCCCCGACGAATTGAACCACACGATTTTAATTTCATTGCCGCTTTCGAACACCTCGGAAACAAGACGCCCCTCACCGTAGATGTATGAAGATACATCGGTGTTTCCGTCTTTCCGGGTACGCCTGACATTCCGCAATTTTCCCTTTTCCGAATACTCATATTCTTCATGATACAGAAGGCCGCCTTCCGGATCATACGTCTCCGAACGGTTCATGGTCTGGCCTTCGGAATAGAAGTAGCGCGTTTTTTGAACCATTGATGCATCAGAGAAGACCTGTTCCTCCGTCGGCCGGCCTTTTCTGTCAAAGAGTTTTATCGTGTCGGTCTTGTTATCGATGAATGTTCTTTCTTCCCTGATGTTCATATTGTTGTAAAAGGCAAGTTCCCACCGCTTGACCTCTTTTTCCCCGGAAAAAAGACGACGTGTTTCCGTTTCACCCGACTTCTCAACTTCAAGAATATAGGAGAACCCGGAAATATTCCGTTCATCTATTTCTTCAAATTTCATCCCGATATCATTCGAGCGGAAAAAGCGAATTTCTGCGGGGAAGGCGTTTCGGCAAAAAGTAAAAAGAAATATCGCGAGCCAGAATGGAAGCGCGAGATGTTTCCTCACCGTGCACTTTCTCCTATCAGTGAATCGAGATACACCCGTTTGTCGAACGGGATAAAATCATCGAGTTTTTCTCCGGTCCCCATAAACGAGAACGGAATACCGAGCGTATGAGAGATTGAAAGAACGATACCGCCTTTCGCCGTCGAGTCGTATTTTGCGAGAACAATCGTATCGATACCGATGGCCTCATTGAATGTCTCCGCCTGATTATACGCATTTTGTCCCGTTGTCGCATCGAGAACAAGCACTTTTCTATAATAGCCGTTTGCGATTTTCCCGCGAATTATCTTGTCGATTTTCTGGAGTTCCCTGACCAGCGACGCTTTGTTATGCATTCTCCCCGCGGTATCCGCCAGGACGAGTTCACTGCCGCTTGCATGCGCGTGTGTGATCGTATCGAAAATAACGGCACCGGGATCGGCGCCCTTTTCCTGACCGACAACCTTCACATTGAGTCTCTCCGCATGAAGGGAAAGCTGCTCGATTGCCGCTGCCCGGAAAGTGTCCCCTGCGCTCAACAGGATCCCCCCGATATTATGGTGTTTCCGGTAATAATCCGTCATTTTTGCGATGGTGGTCGTTTTTCCCACCCCGTTGACACCAAGCACCAAATAAAAATTGAGTCTGTTTTTCTCCGGAACCAGTGAATAGACCTTGATATATGAGGCGATAATATCCCGGAGGGCCTCCCGCTGCTCCGGAACCGATTTCAGTTTTTCCTTTTTCACTTTTTCCCTGAGCCGGTCGATCACCTCCATTGCGACCCGCGGACCGATGTCGCCTGATATCAGAACCTCTTCGAGATCCTCACAAAGCGCATCAAAGTCTTTCCCGATACCGAGGGCCTTTTTTATTTTTTCTGCAAGACTCATTTTCTTTAGCATGCCGGTTTCCTCATCCTATCGGCCTGTCCGCAGCACCGATATAATCGATCAGGTTGACGAAAAGATTGATAAAAAGCGCCCCGGTGACGACAAGGGTTCCATAATGGGATATCAAAAAGGCATCCTGCATA
This window of the Spirochaetales bacterium genome carries:
- a CDS encoding ABC transporter ATP-binding protein; this encodes MDVLVIDSIKKIYRIGRETIEVLKKIDLTVSPGTTILITGESGSGKSTLLNLVGGIDTPTAGRIVVGGIDITALTEEEITTFRQRTIGFIFQFHFLLKDFNALENVMMPAFITGIPLSKAKERAEMLLDEVGLWNRKDHYLVELSGGERQRVAVARALMNDPPIIIADEPTGNLDEKNSSIVRNILFELVERYQKSMLLATHDIAMKGRGNRHYAIEHGVLVER
- a CDS encoding ABC transporter permease; this encodes MNIRFILFVAFRYFKEKRKSKRTASSVLSSTGIAVGVMTLTAVIGVMNGFQLSFIEPLINIGSFHIQISGGPVMDERKTEMIRDIDQVEALIPFSEHQALIEGNAACILRGIPANINEIDPSFQESFDTDFNLIPGETSIGEPDTILLGYLLASHLGVHPGDSVSITTFPGNWSSKKNVTGTFQTWYHEIDRNWAFISLETASGIVEGGKDPSLIYGVKLKNRFGDREAVMRIKKILEGTPYVVRSWREFNKTFFNALLMEKILMMLLIGLIFIVVGFNIFHSLKRSVFERKEEIAVFKALGASPGGVRNIFIFEGFLIGISGCLVGVILGLVVTHNINELFRLTEFLINDIVFANLEKLLSFFLPDLRFQRVSIFSPDVFYIKQVPVRVLLPETLFICFFSMLSSTAAAWFASGKVVSIKPAEILRYE
- the ftsY gene encoding signal recognition particle-docking protein FtsY is translated as MLKKMSLAEKIKKALGIGKDFDALCEDLEEVLISGDIGPRVAMEVIDRLREKVKKEKLKSVPEQREALRDIIASYIKVYSLVPEKNRLNFYLVLGVNGVGKTTTIAKMTDYYRKHHNIGGILLSAGDTFRAAAIEQLSLHAERLNVKVVGQEKGADPGAVIFDTITHAHASGSELVLADTAGRMHNKASLVRELQKIDKIIRGKIANGYYRKVLVLDATTGQNAYNQAETFNEAIGIDTIVLAKYDSTAKGGIVLSISHTLGIPFSFMGTGEKLDDFIPFDKRVYLDSLIGESAR